The proteins below are encoded in one region of Aequorivita iocasae:
- a CDS encoding AAA family ATPase, which produces MSDVAAVTQLVSKYDALKKEIKKVIVGQDEVVEQVLLAIFSGGHALLIGVPGLAKTLLVNTVAETLGLKFKRIQFTPDLMPSDILGSEILDQNREFKFIKGPIFANIILADEINRTPPKTQAALLEAMQERAVTVAGHHYKLDLPYFVLATQNPIEQEGTYPLPEAQLDRFMFAINLEYPSFSEEVEVVKQTTTGKIQTVNALFTAQEIIDFQQLIRRIPVADNVVEYAVTLVGKSRPNSSTATDTVKNYIDWGAGPRASQNLILVAKANAALHGKFSPDIEDVQKAAIGILRHRLIKNYKAEAEGLSIEEIIKSLF; this is translated from the coding sequence ATGTCAGACGTAGCAGCGGTAACACAACTGGTTTCAAAATACGACGCCCTCAAAAAAGAAATAAAGAAAGTAATAGTAGGTCAAGATGAAGTAGTTGAGCAGGTTTTGCTCGCTATCTTTTCAGGGGGCCATGCATTGCTTATCGGAGTTCCTGGGCTAGCTAAAACTTTATTGGTAAATACCGTTGCAGAAACTCTTGGTCTTAAATTCAAAAGAATCCAGTTTACGCCAGATTTGATGCCAAGCGATATTTTAGGTTCCGAAATTTTGGACCAAAACCGCGAGTTCAAATTCATAAAAGGACCCATTTTCGCCAATATCATCCTAGCTGATGAGATAAATAGAACACCGCCAAAAACTCAAGCAGCGTTGCTAGAGGCAATGCAGGAACGTGCTGTAACTGTGGCAGGCCATCACTACAAGTTGGATTTGCCATACTTTGTACTTGCAACCCAAAACCCAATAGAGCAAGAAGGAACCTATCCTTTACCTGAAGCACAGTTGGACCGTTTTATGTTTGCCATCAATCTTGAGTATCCTTCCTTTTCTGAGGAAGTTGAAGTGGTAAAGCAAACCACTACGGGCAAAATCCAAACTGTAAATGCACTCTTTACTGCGCAAGAAATTATTGATTTTCAACAATTGATAAGAAGAATTCCCGTAGCCGATAATGTTGTGGAATACGCAGTAACACTTGTAGGAAAATCACGTCCTAATAGCTCTACCGCCACAGATACAGTAAAAAACTATATTGATTGGGGCGCTGGCCCACGAGCCTCACAGAACCTAATTTTGGTAGCTAAAGCGAATGCTGCGCTTCACGGAAAGTTCTCTCCGGATATTGAGGATGTTCAGAAAGCCGCAATCGGAATACTTCGGCACAGATTGATAAAAAATTATAAGGCTGAAGCCGAAGGATTGAGTATTGAAGAAATAATCAAAAGCCTGTTTTAA